In the genome of Bremerella sp. P1, the window GTGCAGTACGATACGACGCCTGAACAGATCGATGCGTTCTGCGAAGGTATCCGCGAATTGATCCGCCGGCAGCCATACACGCGAAAAGATTACTACCAGGTTTACCTCAACCAGCTTGCTGCCAGCTCGCTCGATATCCTCGTGAATCTCTACCTTGACTGCAACGACTGGAGTATCGAACTGCGTGAACGCCACCGGCTGTTTGTTGATATTGTTCGCCTGGCGAAAAGACTAGGTGTGCAGTTCGCGTTTCCTACGCAGACCATTCATCTCTACCAGGAAGAGCCAGAGACGTTCGCCGGAGCGGACGAGCTACCCGAAGAAGCAGGGCGACGAGCCGCGGCCGAGATCGCTGGGCCGTTGCCGATGCCCAATGAACGTCGCGGCCTGGTCGACTTCCCTGGCCCGCATCAATACGAAGATATCGACTCTCGGCGTCGTAAGAAGTAGCGCCTGCCGCTACGGCGATTTCTCGCATAACGCAATCCAGCCGCTGGCTCGCCAGTTGCCGAAGAACCAGGGCTGAGTAAGCTCGGCTTGTCGATCCATGCGAAGTGGAACGAGTCGATTCACATGGAAGTTGCTTGAGCTTAATGACTTGGCGAATTCCGAGCGACTGAAAACGTGTAGGAAGAAGTTGGGGATTCCTCGATAGCGATAGTACTTGTCTCCTCGCTCCATCCCGCGGGTAAACTTCGCTTTAACCAAGTGGGATGCGATCCAGATCGCTCCGTCTGGCTCAAAGAAATTGAACCAGAAGTTATGGACGTGCACGACAAACTTTCCGCCCGGTTTGAGGATGCGATGGACATGGTCGAGGAACTGCTTGCGGTAGGCGGCTCCTTTGATCATCCCCAGGGTGCTGAACATACAAATGGCATGGTCAACCGATTGGTCGGCAATCGCCTCGAGTTCCACCAGGTTGGCTTGAAGGCACTCGATATCGAGGCCCTCCTGCTTAGCCTTTTCGGCGACGATACGCAGCATATCCTCTGAAAGATCGACAGCGAGTCCGCGGTTTCCACGGCGAACCAAGGGAATTAATGCGCGGGCCGTTCCGCACCCCAAGTCTGCGACGAGACCCGTCGCTGGAATGAATTCGGCTACAACTTGTTCGTCGAATTGAAAGTCGCTGCCAAAGGCAAGGTCTTCGTCGTACCCGTCTGCGATCGCAGCCGACTCGATGTAGTCAAGGGAACCTCTCGTGACGCCGTCAGGGAGCTGCCAGGATGGTCTTGAGGAAGATGAACTCATAGAACTCAGTGGGCCACCACGAGGCGAACGTTACAACTCACGCGACTGGCAAAGGACCGAAGAATCAGGAACGGGAATTACCAGTCCAAATCATCTTTTGGATGTGGGTGAATTGGGCGGTCGTGAGGTGGATGATGGTGTGGCGGCGGAGGCCGACGATCGTGATGATCTTTTAGCTCTCTGACCTGCTGACGCAACTGACGAACCTCTTCCCGCAGCTCGTGTAAGACTTCGATGACCGATTGGTCATCAGGGGCGACTGCGTCGTCTTGTTGAACGTCATCGTCCGAAGGGAGAGACTGCTCGATATCATCAAGGAGACGCTCCAGCGGGTGGCGATGTCCAAGTGGATGATGGTGGCCGCGTGGGTGATCAACATGCTGGTGTGGGTGATCAACATGCTGGTGTGGGTGATCAACATGCTGGTGTGGGTGAGGGGGATGCGGGCGAAGTGGGAGAGGATCTTCTTCTTCCACAACATCGCTCGCAGGGGCCACCACTTCTTCTGCATTCGCTTGCGAAGCGGACTCTGACCAGAAGATTGCCGACGTTGCCCAGAGCAGCATGGGGATAAACATTAAGACCAATCCAGCCGGCCACGATCGTTCGCCTGCCTGGGGAGTCGAGATTCCGAGAATCTGACGCACACGCCCGAGCAGTTGCCCTTGAGTTTCCCCCAGGAAGCTCGCGGCCAACATCCCGTTGGAATGATCGAGCTGCCAGGTAGCAACTTGTTCCAGCGACTTGGCATAGTGGAGACGTTGCCCAAGGACTTCGATCGCCATTTCATCGCAGCAAACTTCGCGTTCGCGTCGGATTTCCGCCGAAATCCACCAGACCACGGGGTGATAGAAAAAGATGGTCTCAGCGACGCGCTGGAGGAAGTTAATCCATAAGTCTTGCCGGCGAATATGAGCTAGTTCGTGCGAGAGGACCGCTTCCAGAATCTCTGGTGAAATCTCGGTCGCCCACGCCGCCGGCAGTAGCACCATGGGACGCAACAGGCCGACGGTCATTGCCTGAGTGACGCGACGGGAGAATGCAATTGGGGGTAGATACAGCAAGTTCAGTCGTGTGGCCAGTTCGGCATACCGCACCAGCAGGTCGGAATCGACTGAAACCAGGCCAACTCGGCGAAGCCAGACCGTGCCCAAATAGCTGATGCAAAGTCGAAAGCCGAGGATAATTACACCGGCAGTCCAAACCAACATTAAGAATGGCTGGATCTGCACCATGAGGTACGCCACGTTTGAAAGGGAATAGGAAGCATCTTCGCGGGCAGCGATCAGCAGATCTTGCGTCGTGCTTTGTTCACTTACGACGCCGATCGCTTCTTTCTCGCTCGTCGATTCTAATGCAACCAGCGCCAAAGGATCTTCGGCGAAGAACTCCATGGTCGGCATGTCACGGATGTCGAGCAGACCGAAGGTAATTGCCGGACAAATAAGAATCAGTAGCAAGGTCGCCAGGGCACCACAGTACCGGGTTTGCGGCGTCTTGAATGGAGTGAGCGTGCTTATGAGGCGCCAAGCACAATAAAGAACCGTCGCTTGCCACACAAAGTGCAGCAAAACGAAGGTCAGTTTCATACCCAAGGGGCTTTGCAGCACGCTCCACATCAAACGTGATTCTCCTCCTCGTATAGTTCCAAAGCCTTACGAATCTGTTCCAATTCTACCGCATTGGGTTTAGATTCCTCCAGCAAATGGGCAACTAAAGAAGGTGCCGAGCCCTCGAAGACGCGGCCGAGGATATCGCTCACGATGCCGCCCAGGGTTTTCTCTTGAGGTCGTCTGGCCGAGTATTGGAACGCTCGCCCGAGAGGTTCGCGGTCCAAGAGACCTTTGTCAGCCATGACGTTCATCAGGCTCATGACAGACGTGTAAGCACGCGTCCGTTCTTCGTTATTCAGTTCTTCCAGAACTTCACGTACCGTGCTGGGACCTCGTTTCCAAAGGACTTTGAGGACTTCCAGTTCACCGGTCGTAGGGGTTTCCTGCTTGGGCCTTGCCATTTTATTTAAGTGTCAACTTTGAGTCAGAGTCGCGTGAATATCTTCGAAATGCTTTCATGACTAATTGGCAGGAGTACGGATGACCCGTAGCTAGTAGTAGAAAGTTTCGCCCCCGAAACGATTACATAAAACATACCAGAATTTCTGACACTCTTGCATGGGAAGTAGTTCCAAAGAACCAATCCGCGGGGGTCAAAAATCCATGATGTAGCTGGGTTTATCTCTTGCTACTTCCAATCGGATTGGTGTGAAATTGCTCGCGAATACCAGATCGCGACAAGTTCCATAGGGCCCAAGCCGACGGAAAAAACGAGAGGATGACCAGTGGTAATGGCAAACATCCAATGACAGAGCCAATCACACTAACCCAGTAGTTTTTTCGTTTGCGTATCGACCATCCGGCAAAAATCAGCAAGCTGCCAATGACAGCAAATGCCAACTCGTAAGTCAGCGCCTTTAACGCGCTATCAAGATAAAACGACGGCTGTGCGTACGCTTCACTTTCTGCCGTGACATCACGATACATCAAGATAGATATCGGGATAGTTGCTACTGCAACAACAAGATAAATTGCGCCACATGTGATTATCACCATCGAGGCAATACCCAACCCATGGGCGGCTTGGGACCTGTCGGGCGGTGGCGGAGAAGGCTCCGACGCCGGGCTGCTGTAGGGATTCGGACTATTCTGCGTCGCGGGCATCACAACCCTACTGCGTGGTCACGTATACGGCCAGACGGAACGAGACTTGATGGCGGCCATGAAGTCCGATGATATCGGCCCGATAACGAGCAATCAATCAATACTCGTCTAAGCGGCTCTGTTCCGGGTGACCTTATCGACCAGTTTACGTCGGTTCGCCTCAGATAGCGAAATAGACCATTCACAAAGGTTACGTGTCAGCTTCTGGCGAGCTCGTCCGATTCGCTCGAACCAGTTCGCATGCCAGTTCTGTTTGGCCTGGGTTTGAAGGAGCTCCCAGGTATGCTCGAAGTTGTCGGCAACGAATGTCTGCCAGTGATCCTCAAGCGGCGTCAATGGCCTTTGTAGCGTCGCGCCGACCACATTCTTACGCGGGCAAGTATGCACTGAAAGCGTTTCCAAACCGCACACCGCAGCCAATGCCGGAAGGGTACAGCAGTTGAAGTGGAACAAATGGCCTGGGTGCCATTTCTGGCGGAAGCGAGTATCGAGCGACTCGACGTTGGGAACTTCAACCAGAACATAGCCGCCTGGTCTCAGCGTTGCCGCAACCTTGGCGAGTGCCGCCTTGGGATCCGACAAGTGCTCTAGAACGTGAAAGATGGTGACCACTTTGAAGTAGTCGTCTGGTAAGACGGCCTTTCGCAGGGACGTGTTGATGATCTTCACGCCATAGCTCTTCCTGCCAAATTGGGCATAGGCCTGATCGACCTCGATCCCTTGCATTTCAAAGCCACTGCGACGGCCGACGTACAACAGTTCCCCAGAGCCGGTTCCGATGTCGAGAACCGGTTCTCCCTTGAACGCCATCGTCTTGATCATTTCGACCCGCTGGCCTGCGATGAACGCGTTGCGCGCCGTATGCTTCCACTTGGGCTTAGATGCCGACTTGTAGAAGCGACGATAGGTGTTGCGATAAAAGTCATCAATCGATTCGTCGTCCGCGCGAGGATCTGCGTAGACCAAGCCTGTGGCTTGCGAGATGACCGTTCGCAATGGATAACCGTATCGATCCCGATCGCAGAGCACGATCGCCGCGTGTTCCCCAGATATCGGACAGGGAGCCTGAGCGTCGATCAGCTTTCCGATCTCGCCTTCCGATCCATCCCAGGCATGAAACACTTGGTGTGACATTGGCCGTTCCTGATTTTGGTTAGCGACTAGGCTGCCGCATCCATGTCCCCACGGTCGCCAAAGTTATTTCGCGACAAGTTGCCAAAGTAGTACTTAACCGCTTCGGGGTGCCGTACCACTTCGTCAGGCGTGCCGTGACAGAGGATGTTGCCGCGGTGAACGACATAGCATCGGTCGACGATTTCCAACGTCTTTTCTGCCTGGTGGTCGGTAATCAGGATGGAGATACCACTATCGCGAAGTTCGCGAATCACCAGCTGAATGCTGTCGACGGTCACCGGGTCGATCCCGGTAAATGGTTCGTCGAGCATGATGATCTCGGGATCGGAAACCAGGCAGCGAGCGATTTCCAGTCGACGGCGTTCACCGCCAGAGAGGCTCTTGGCTTTTGACTTGCGAATGTGGGTGATATCGAATCGTTCCAGCAATTCCTCGCAACGCATCTTCCGGTGGTACGAGTCAATTCGCAGCAGTTCCATCACGCCCAGTAGGTTCTGCTCGACGGTTAGTTTCTGGAAGACACTGCTATCTTGGGCCAAGTAGCCCATGCCGCCGTCACGACAGCGTTTGAACATTGGCCACAGCGTAACATCCTTGCCGCTGAGTTCCACTCGGCCTTCGTTGGGGGTAACCATGCCGCAGGTCATACGGAAGCTGGTGGTCTTACCGGCACCGTTGGAACCCAACAGGCCGACGATTTCGCCACGCTTCACGTCGTAGCTTACGCCATCGACGACGCGTCGTCGGCCATAGGTTTTGACAAGGTTCTGAGCGGAGAGAATCGTTGATTCGTCCATGAATCGTTAGGTCCTACCGTTATTGAATGAACTTCATCCTGCTGAAGTTGGGGAAAAACGGAACTGGCTTATTCTTGGAATGAGGCCAATAGACGAAGAGCGCTTTGCCGATGAGCATGTGCTCTGGCACGAACTGGTGACCCACCGGGAAGAGTCGGCCATCCTGGCTTTCAGCACTGTTGTCACCCAGTGGGAAGTATTGCCCTTTCTCGAGCGTGAAGACCGCTTCGCGACGCATGTTGAACAATTCAGTTGTGTTCCAGGTCTCGGGGTTGGTCAGCGTCTCCATGATTCGGTCATCCGTCGGAGAATTCCAGCCTGGGTGACCGGCCACTTCGTAGTCGAGCAGCGTGCTGGTGTCTCGACCGTGACGGTATTGTTTTCCGTCGGCGATGTAATAGACATCTCGCAGCACACGCACACGGTCTAACGTCATCTGAACCGAATCGGTGCCGATACCAACCGGCAGCAAGTCGCCAGGGTCTTCAGGGCTCCATTTCGGAGATACGGGCTGTTGGGGTGTGTAGGTTACCGGTGCGTTGAACTTCACAAGGCTTCCGTTGACCCACAAGCGAAGTTCGTCGTCTGTGTTGGCGAAACGAAGTGAATAGGTACCAGAACCTCGAACGGATGTCTGTGCCTCGATCGTTCCTTCGTGATCAAACTTGACGGACGGATTGTCGGTGGAGATGGTTGCTTTGCCGGTAGCCACGTCGATGTCGCAGCGGAAATGGGTTCCACCTTCGACCAGGTCGAGCGAGAGAACGCCCTGTTCAGACTTGACCGTGGCATCACACTCGAGCATCAAGTCTCCTACCCAGTGCAGTCCGGATGAGGATCGGTGATTGCGATAGCGAGTAACGGTATCCGTGTTGTAGGCCGTGAAGTCGGTAATTAGCTGGCTGCACTCTTCACGTGCTTTTTGGGTGTCGATGGGATCATTATGTTCTGCGAGAGCCCAATAGCTGAACGTCTTTCCGTTGTCAGCCAGCACATGTCGGTAACGTAGCCACGTTGGCTTTCCACTTGGTTGACACGTCCAAGCCCCATTCTCTTCCTTGGACCAATCGGTACGCGTTTCGGACGGATAGGCCTCGAGTCGGTCGGGAAATCCGGCCTTCTCCAGGATGGGGCAAGGATAGTTGGTGTCGTAGATCAAGCGATTCAATGTTAACTGCTTGGACGGTGGTTTCCGTGCAATGCTGAATTGTGTCTCGCCTGGTTTTTTGATGTATATGTCGCCATGAAAGATGCGTACTGTCTCTCCGGGAAGACCGATCAGACGCTTGATGTAGTTCGTCTGCGGTTCAATCGGATATTTAAAGACAATCACATCCCAGCGGGCAGGCTCCGAAAAGTCGTAGGCGAACTTGCTGACCAGAATTCGATCGCCGCTGTACGAAGGGTTATCGCCGATTTCGGTCAGGCGATGGTAAAGGGGATCAATCGCCTCGACGACGTTTTGATATTGACGATTGGTCGTGCGGTCCATTTCGCCGCTTGCACCCACGGTGTATTCGTATCCGGAGTATTCATCGACCACATCTTTGTGGCGGCCAAGTAGCGTGGTCGCCATCGAGCCGGTCGGGATGACAAACGCTTCGGCTTCAAAGGCGCGAAACAGCAGAGCCAGGATCACGGCGACCACGAGTGATTCGATGAACTCGCGTGTGACGGCAAAGTGATCGGTATCGCCAGATTGCTGGGAAGACTTCGAATCGTTCCCCTTCAACGAGCCTGTGTTCGATTGATTGCGTTTTTTCTTGGCCATATATCCGCTGCATCTCGTTGAAAACTAGCAGGCATTCCTTGGAAGTAGTAGGACATCACGCCGTAGGCGGATAACCATCAGGGATGCCTGGACTGTCCACTATACCCAATCCGGAGATTCGACGCAGCGCTGGTCGTGGCCCCGAGTTGGGGACGCAGGGCTAATCAGCTAGCACTCGTAACACCTTGCCACGAAGGTTCTTACGGACGTCGACCGGTCCAAGTTCAAATCGGGAGTCGTCGGAGATCGGGACGTTATCTCCTAGAACAAAGATTTCGTCTGGGCCCAATTCCCGGTCGAATGACCACGGGGTCGGCCGCCGCTGGCGCCCCAGCCAGACGATGTCGCGATAGATCTTCACGTGACGAAGAATGGCCTGACCATCACCGATCTTGATCGCAAAGGGCTGACTACCAAACTGCGTGTCGGCGTTTCCTAGCGGGAAGTACCAATGTCGGCGATCGTGGTGAAGTTCGAGAAACATCGCTCCGTCGCACTCCCCTGCCCTGACAGTCATCCCATCCAGGCTGTCGATTGAGAGAGGCAGTTCGGTCGTTTGTTCGGGACTAATTCCCCGAACGATGCCCTGTGCGAGATCAACTTCAATGGTGGACCGGTCGTCGTTGCCTTGAAGACGAATCGTCAGCCCTTGAGCCTGCCAATGTTCACACGTGAATTCCATCCACAGATCGAATATCGGAAACAGTTCTCTGGAAACACTGTGGTTATAGCCATAGCTATCCAGTGGCGAAGCGGCATGATCGACAGGGCTAGGTGGTGGCAGACAGCGATGATGATCGTAGACAACCCAGT includes:
- a CDS encoding class I SAM-dependent methyltransferase: MSSSSSRPSWQLPDGVTRGSLDYIESAAIADGYDEDLAFGSDFQFDEQVVAEFIPATGLVADLGCGTARALIPLVRRGNRGLAVDLSEDMLRIVAEKAKQEGLDIECLQANLVELEAIADQSVDHAICMFSTLGMIKGAAYRKQFLDHVHRILKPGGKFVVHVHNFWFNFFEPDGAIWIASHLVKAKFTRGMERGDKYYRYRGIPNFFLHVFSRSEFAKSLSSSNFHVNRLVPLRMDRQAELTQPWFFGNWRASGWIALCEKSP
- the lepB gene encoding signal peptidase I — translated: MAKKKRNQSNTGSLKGNDSKSSQQSGDTDHFAVTREFIESLVVAVILALLFRAFEAEAFVIPTGSMATTLLGRHKDVVDEYSGYEYTVGASGEMDRTTNRQYQNVVEAIDPLYHRLTEIGDNPSYSGDRILVSKFAYDFSEPARWDVIVFKYPIEPQTNYIKRLIGLPGETVRIFHGDIYIKKPGETQFSIARKPPSKQLTLNRLIYDTNYPCPILEKAGFPDRLEAYPSETRTDWSKEENGAWTCQPSGKPTWLRYRHVLADNGKTFSYWALAEHNDPIDTQKAREECSQLITDFTAYNTDTVTRYRNHRSSSGLHWVGDLMLECDATVKSEQGVLSLDLVEGGTHFRCDIDVATGKATISTDNPSVKFDHEGTIEAQTSVRGSGTYSLRFANTDDELRLWVNGSLVKFNAPVTYTPQQPVSPKWSPEDPGDLLPVGIGTDSVQMTLDRVRVLRDVYYIADGKQYRHGRDTSTLLDYEVAGHPGWNSPTDDRIMETLTNPETWNTTELFNMRREAVFTLEKGQYFPLGDNSAESQDGRLFPVGHQFVPEHMLIGKALFVYWPHSKNKPVPFFPNFSRMKFIQ
- the lptB gene encoding LPS export ABC transporter ATP-binding protein, with the protein product MDESTILSAQNLVKTYGRRRVVDGVSYDVKRGEIVGLLGSNGAGKTTSFRMTCGMVTPNEGRVELSGKDVTLWPMFKRCRDGGMGYLAQDSSVFQKLTVEQNLLGVMELLRIDSYHRKMRCEELLERFDITHIRKSKAKSLSGGERRRLEIARCLVSDPEIIMLDEPFTGIDPVTVDSIQLVIRELRDSGISILITDHQAEKTLEIVDRCYVVHRGNILCHGTPDEVVRHPEAVKYYFGNLSRNNFGDRGDMDAAA
- a CDS encoding M56 family metallopeptidase, which translates into the protein MWSVLQSPLGMKLTFVLLHFVWQATVLYCAWRLISTLTPFKTPQTRYCGALATLLLILICPAITFGLLDIRDMPTMEFFAEDPLALVALESTSEKEAIGVVSEQSTTQDLLIAAREDASYSLSNVAYLMVQIQPFLMLVWTAGVIILGFRLCISYLGTVWLRRVGLVSVDSDLLVRYAELATRLNLLYLPPIAFSRRVTQAMTVGLLRPMVLLPAAWATEISPEILEAVLSHELAHIRRQDLWINFLQRVAETIFFYHPVVWWISAEIRREREVCCDEMAIEVLGQRLHYAKSLEQVATWQLDHSNGMLAASFLGETQGQLLGRVRQILGISTPQAGERSWPAGLVLMFIPMLLWATSAIFWSESASQANAEEVVAPASDVVEEEDPLPLRPHPPHPHQHVDHPHQHVDHPHQHVDHPRGHHHPLGHRHPLERLLDDIEQSLPSDDDVQQDDAVAPDDQSVIEVLHELREEVRQLRQQVRELKDHHDRRPPPPHHHPPHDRPIHPHPKDDLDW
- a CDS encoding BlaI/MecI/CopY family transcriptional regulator, whose amino-acid sequence is MARPKQETPTTGELEVLKVLWKRGPSTVREVLEELNNEERTRAYTSVMSLMNVMADKGLLDREPLGRAFQYSARRPQEKTLGGIVSDILGRVFEGSAPSLVAHLLEESKPNAVELEQIRKALELYEEENHV
- a CDS encoding S26 family signal peptidase, which translates into the protein MRFGPLLILLIFTVCVAGFAVATATPDPVYRIASGSMAPALLGPHYPLTCEQCQFSTALDAVDLPERVTCPNCGFQENLVDASKVRPGYGLIWEPIEPDQLKRWDIVLLENAEAQTWQVKRVAFLPGETPRIDQGELYRGEQLIRKSPQEREALKQLVFDQSYAPPENPRFRSDQPTGSGWNVRRGSLGFAPIGDTQANNNDWVVYDHHRCLPPPSPVDHAASPLDSYGYNHSVSRELFPIFDLWMEFTCEHWQAQGLTIRLQGNDDRSTIEVDLAQGIVRGISPEQTTELPLSIDSLDGMTVRAGECDGAMFLELHHDRRHWYFPLGNADTQFGSQPFAIKIGDGQAILRHVKIYRDIVWLGRQRRPTPWSFDRELGPDEIFVLGDNVPISDDSRFELGPVDVRKNLRGKVLRVLAD
- a CDS encoding class I SAM-dependent methyltransferase, with product MSHQVFHAWDGSEGEIGKLIDAQAPCPISGEHAAIVLCDRDRYGYPLRTVISQATGLVYADPRADDESIDDFYRNTYRRFYKSASKPKWKHTARNAFIAGQRVEMIKTMAFKGEPVLDIGTGSGELLYVGRRSGFEMQGIEVDQAYAQFGRKSYGVKIINTSLRKAVLPDDYFKVVTIFHVLEHLSDPKAALAKVAATLRPGGYVLVEVPNVESLDTRFRQKWHPGHLFHFNCCTLPALAAVCGLETLSVHTCPRKNVVGATLQRPLTPLEDHWQTFVADNFEHTWELLQTQAKQNWHANWFERIGRARQKLTRNLCEWSISLSEANRRKLVDKVTRNRAA